A stretch of the Thermus thermophilus genome encodes the following:
- a CDS encoding helix-turn-helix domain-containing protein, giving the protein MGGLLFTSRPSAEAVKAFREKLAPGKVLHLEETSLVLTPELARLFRELLGALLRGEAVRIVPLEAELTTGQAAELLGVSRPYLVRLLEEGKIPHHKVGTHRRVRAKDLLAYLEASRKRGRELLDELIGEAQELGLGY; this is encoded by the coding sequence ATGGGCGGTCTCCTCTTCACCTCTAGGCCCTCGGCGGAAGCGGTCAAGGCCTTCCGGGAAAAGCTCGCCCCCGGGAAGGTTCTGCACCTCGAGGAAACCTCTTTGGTGCTCACCCCGGAGCTGGCCCGGCTTTTCCGGGAGCTTTTGGGGGCGCTTTTGCGGGGTGAGGCGGTGCGCATCGTTCCCCTGGAAGCGGAGCTCACCACGGGCCAGGCGGCCGAGCTCCTCGGGGTCTCCCGGCCTTACCTGGTCCGGCTTTTGGAGGAAGGCAAGATTCCCCACCACAAGGTGGGGACCCACCGCCGGGTCCGGGCCAAGGACCTCCTGGCCTACCTGGAGGCTTCCCGGAAGCGGGGCAGGGAGCTTTTGGACGAGCTTATCGGCGAGGCCCAGGAGCTCGGCCTGGGGTATTAG
- a CDS encoding PIN domain-containing protein, whose amino-acid sequence MARPLPRTLFLDACVLYPAPIRDLFVGLALEGLVRLKWNRRVQEEWIHNLLKDRPDLTPEQQARIWATPEKMKEVLAFQEPLVEGYESLVEEIQLPDEDDRHVVAAAWWGKAEAILTFNLRDFPEEELGRWELLALHPDDYLTELAERLIRKNFLLDPLLGVLRRQRRALRNPPLGVEAFLESLRRAGLITFAEALEAYKGYL is encoded by the coding sequence ATGGCCCGCCCGCTTCCCAGGACCCTTTTCCTGGATGCTTGCGTCCTTTATCCCGCCCCGATCCGGGACCTCTTCGTGGGCCTGGCCTTGGAGGGACTTGTGCGGCTCAAGTGGAACCGGCGCGTCCAGGAGGAGTGGATCCACAACCTGCTTAAAGACCGCCCTGACCTCACCCCGGAGCAGCAGGCGCGGATCTGGGCCACCCCTGAAAAGATGAAGGAAGTTTTGGCGTTCCAAGAACCCCTGGTAGAGGGCTACGAGAGTCTGGTGGAGGAAATCCAGCTCCCCGATGAAGACGACCGCCACGTGGTGGCCGCCGCCTGGTGGGGAAAAGCGGAGGCCATCCTCACCTTCAACCTCAGGGACTTTCCCGAAGAGGAGCTTGGCCGCTGGGAACTCCTGGCCCTCCACCCCGACGACTACCTCACAGAACTTGCCGAAAGGCTGATCCGGAAAAACTTCCTGCTTGACCCTCTTCTTGGTGTGCTTCGGCGCCAGCGCCGCGCCCTGCGCAACCCCCCTCTCGGGGTGGAGGCCTTCCTGGAAAGCCTGAGGCGGGCCGGGCTGATCACCTTCGCAGAAGCCCTTGAGGCCTACAAGGGGTACCTCTAA
- a CDS encoding alpha/beta fold hydrolase: MESVKVATGAFLTHLHRAGEGEAVLFIHGSGPGATGLSNWQLALPELGRDFLCLAPDLVGYGESTHPEPPPRGARAWMRLWLDQLLGLLDALGLERAHLVGNSLGGAIALHLLMEAPERFGRVVLMGPVGGPFRLTPELDRIWGFYEDPTLGAMRNAIRWFAFDEGFVRDRLEEIARMRLEAALRPEVRRSFEAMWPRPRQEAIDQLVVPPSALRRMDHPVLILHGHRDGIVPVETSLYLMEHLPNAHLVLLGRTSHWVQIERAAAFHRLVRAFLKGEL; encoded by the coding sequence ATGGAAAGCGTCAAGGTCGCCACGGGAGCCTTCCTAACCCACCTCCACCGGGCGGGCGAGGGGGAGGCGGTCCTCTTCATCCACGGCTCGGGGCCGGGGGCCACGGGGCTTTCCAACTGGCAGCTGGCCCTACCGGAGCTCGGGCGGGACTTCCTCTGCCTGGCCCCGGACCTTGTGGGCTACGGGGAGAGCACCCACCCCGAGCCGCCCCCCCGGGGAGCGCGGGCCTGGATGCGGCTTTGGCTGGACCAGCTTCTGGGGCTTTTGGACGCCCTGGGGCTGGAGCGGGCCCACTTGGTGGGGAACTCCCTTGGAGGGGCCATCGCCCTGCACCTCCTCATGGAGGCCCCGGAGCGCTTCGGGAGGGTGGTCCTCATGGGGCCAGTGGGGGGTCCTTTCCGCCTGACCCCGGAGCTGGACCGCATCTGGGGCTTCTACGAGGACCCCACCTTGGGCGCCATGAGGAACGCCATCCGCTGGTTCGCCTTTGACGAGGGGTTCGTCAGGGACCGGCTGGAGGAGATCGCCCGGATGCGCCTCGAGGCCGCCCTGAGGCCCGAGGTGCGGCGGAGCTTTGAGGCCATGTGGCCGAGGCCGAGGCAGGAGGCCATTGACCAGCTGGTGGTGCCCCCCTCAGCCCTCAGGCGGATGGACCACCCCGTCCTCATCCTCCACGGGCACCGGGACGGGATCGTGCCCGTGGAGACGAGCCTCTACCTCATGGAGCACCTGCCAAACGCCCACCTGGTCCTCCTGGGGCGGACGAGCCACTGGGTGCAGATCGAGCGGGCGGCGGCCTTCCACCGCCTGGTGCGGGCCTTCCTCAAGGGGGAACTCTAA
- a CDS encoding lipopolysaccharide assembly protein LapA domain-containing protein, translated as MALVNWLLLVSGLLVAGTGLYLYGTYPFLALPTPWGPWPLYLLLPGAFLLGLGVGGLYALGLAWAGRRERAAAWRRVRALEREVAELKKARIEEIPRIPDRDLEA; from the coding sequence ATGGCGCTCGTGAACTGGCTCCTCCTGGTATCGGGACTGCTCGTGGCGGGCACGGGGCTTTACCTCTACGGGACCTACCCCTTCCTCGCCCTCCCCACCCCCTGGGGCCCCTGGCCCCTCTACCTCCTCCTGCCGGGGGCCTTCCTCCTGGGCCTCGGCGTGGGCGGGCTTTACGCCCTGGGCCTCGCCTGGGCTGGGCGGCGGGAGCGGGCGGCCGCCTGGAGGCGGGTCCGGGCCTTGGAGCGGGAAGTGGCCGAGCTGAAGAAGGCGCGCATAGAGGAGATCCCCCGCATCCCCGACCGGGACCTGGAGGCATGA
- a CDS encoding IS630 family transposase (programmed frameshift) produces the protein MAAPLRIQLTPEEDRLLLELSLDPRTHKKTRLWAMMVRLAAEGWTAPRIAQHFHKDRTTVYLVLRRFLREGLQGLVYRKPPGAPRKFTPEMAAFVEEKLAEDRVWTAPQLAEAIAERFGVRLAPKVVARHLRAVGYVWRRTRYVPRGRPEAEEVEAFVEEEEEGKKGAQEGVMEVGYLDESGFALTLPPTYAWCRRGEAKGVPRAWGKEGRVNVVGHLVRGREGERLFFALLEGPVRWEVVRGYLDRVAEGLVKPLKVFMDNAPFHRSRGVEGRRGVWRGRGLEVAYLPRYSPHLNPMENIWRRVKGFLMPRRHYGSLEELKDAVVQALKALGGVELKILGEGT, from the exons ATGGCAGCCCCCCTTCGGATCCAGCTGACCCCTGAGGAGGACCGGCTCCTCCTGGAGCTCTCCCTGGACCCAAGGACCCACAAGAAGACCCGCCTGTGGGCCATGATGGTCCGCCTGGCGGCCGAGGGTTGGACCGCCCCAAGGATCGCCCAGCACTTCCACAAGGACCGCACCACCGTCTACCTCGTCCTCAGGCGCTTCCTGAGGGAGGGCCTCCAAGGCCTCGTCTACCGCAAACCCCCGGGAGCCCCCAGGAAGTTCACCCCGGAGATGGCCGCCTTCGTGGAGGAGAAACTGGCGGAAGATCGGGTCTGGACCGCCCCGCAACTTGCGGAGGCCATAGCCGAGCGCTTTGGGGTCCGCTTGGCCCCCAAGGTGGTGGCCCGGCACCTCAGGGCCGTGGGGTATGTGTGGAGACGGACGCGGTACGTGCCCAGGGGTAGACCGGAGGCGGAAGAGGTGGAGGCCTTTGTGGAGGAGGAAGAGGAGG GCAAAAAGGGGGCTCAGGAGGGGGTGATGGAGGTGGGGTACTTGGACGAGAGCGGGTTTGCCCTGACCCTGCCTCCCACGTACGCCTGGTGCCGGAGGGGGGAGGCGAAGGGGGTGCCGCGGGCGTGGGGCAAGGAGGGGCGGGTGAACGTGGTGGGGCACCTGGTGCGGGGCCGGGAGGGGGAGCGGCTTTTCTTTGCCCTTTTGGAGGGGCCGGTGCGGTGGGAGGTGGTGCGGGGGTATCTGGACCGGGTGGCCGAAGGTTTGGTCAAGCCCCTGAAGGTGTTCATGGACAACGCGCCCTTCCACCGGTCCCGTGGGGTGGAGGGGAGGAGGGGGGTGTGGCGAGGGCGTGGGCTGGAGGTGGCCTACCTGCCGCGGTACAGCCCCCATTTGAACCCCATGGAGAACATCTGGCGGCGGGTGAAGGGGTTTTTGATGCCGAGGCGGCACTACGGGAGCCTTGAAGAGCTGAAGGACGCGGTAGTGCAGGCCCTAAAGGCCCTGGGGGGTGTGGAGTTGAAAATCTTGGGGGAGGGTACTTAA
- the trpC gene encoding indole-3-glycerol phosphate synthase TrpC, producing the protein MRPDLSRVPGVLGEIARMRAQEVAPYPLPEPPPVPSFKEALLLPGLSVIAEVKKQSPSAGVIREVDPVEAALAYQRGGARAVSVLTEPHRFGGSLLDLKRVREAVGLPLLRKDFVVDPFMLEEARAFGASAALLIVALLGELTGAYLEEARRLGLEALVEVHTERELEIALEAGAEVLGINNRDLTTLQIDLATAPRLGRLARERGFGGVLVAESGYSRKEELKALEGLFDAVLIGTSLMRAPDLEAALRELVG; encoded by the coding sequence ATGAGGCCCGACCTTTCCCGCGTCCCCGGGGTCCTGGGGGAGATCGCCCGGATGAGAGCTCAAGAGGTGGCCCCCTATCCCCTCCCCGAGCCCCCCCCGGTCCCCTCCTTCAAGGAAGCCCTACTCCTGCCGGGGCTTTCCGTCATCGCCGAGGTCAAGAAGCAAAGCCCCTCCGCGGGGGTCATCCGGGAGGTGGACCCGGTGGAGGCCGCCCTGGCCTATCAGCGGGGCGGGGCGAGGGCGGTGAGCGTCCTCACCGAGCCCCACCGCTTCGGGGGAAGCCTCTTGGACCTCAAGCGGGTGCGTGAGGCGGTGGGCCTTCCCCTCCTGCGGAAGGACTTCGTGGTGGACCCCTTCATGCTGGAGGAGGCCCGGGCCTTCGGGGCGAGCGCCGCCCTCCTCATCGTGGCCCTCTTGGGGGAGCTCACGGGGGCCTACCTGGAGGAGGCGAGGCGGCTTGGCCTCGAGGCCCTGGTGGAGGTGCACACCGAGAGGGAGCTGGAGATCGCCCTCGAGGCCGGCGCGGAGGTCCTCGGGATCAACAACCGCGACCTCACCACCTTGCAAATAGACCTCGCCACCGCCCCCCGCTTAGGCCGCCTGGCCCGGGAGCGGGGCTTCGGCGGGGTTTTGGTGGCGGAGTCGGGGTATTCCCGAAAGGAGGAGCTGAAGGCTCTGGAGGGGCTTTTTGACGCCGTCCTCATCGGCACGAGCCTGATGCGGGCGCCCGATCTGGAGGCCGCCTTAAGGGAGCTTGTAGGATAG
- the recJ gene encoding single-stranded-DNA-specific exonuclease RecJ — protein sequence MRDRVRWRVLSLPPLAQWREVMTALGVGPEAALAYWHRGFRRREDLDPPLALLPLEGLREAAALLEEALRQGKRIRVHGDYDADGLTGTAILVRGLRALGADVHPFIPHRLEEGYGVLMDRVPEHLEAAEVFLTVDCGITNHAELRELVENGVEVLVTDHHTPKETPPPGLVLHPAYTPGLGEKPTGAGVAFLLLWALHERLGLPPPLEYADLAAVGTIADVAPLWGWNRALVKEGLARIPTSSWVGLRLLAEAVGYTGKAVEVAFRIAPRINAASRLGEAEKALRLLLTDDAAEAQALVGELHRLNARRQTLEEAMLRKLLPQADPEAKAIVLLDPEGHPGVMGIVASRILEATLRPVFLVAQGKGTVRSLAPISAVEALRSAEDLLLRYGGHKEAAGFAMDEALFPAFKARVEAYAARFPDPVREVALLDLLPEPGLLPQVFRELALLEPHGEGNPEPLFLLFGAPEEVRRLGEGRHLAFRLKGVRVLAWKRGDLALPPEVEVAGLLSENAWNGHLAYEVQAVDLREPQALEGGIAPFAYPLPLREALARARLGEGVYVPEDNPEGLDYARKAGFRLLPPEEAGLWLGLPPRPVLGRRVEVALGREARARLSAPPVLHTPGARLKALVHRRLLFAYERRHPGLFSEALLAYWEVMDVQEPAGST from the coding sequence ATGAGGGACCGGGTCCGCTGGCGGGTGCTTTCCCTCCCTCCCCTCGCCCAGTGGCGGGAGGTGATGACGGCCTTGGGGGTGGGGCCGGAGGCCGCCCTGGCCTACTGGCACCGGGGCTTTAGGCGCAGGGAGGACCTGGACCCCCCCCTCGCCCTCCTTCCCCTCGAGGGCCTGAGGGAGGCGGCGGCCCTCCTGGAGGAGGCCCTCCGCCAGGGGAAGCGGATCCGCGTCCACGGGGACTACGACGCGGACGGGCTCACGGGCACGGCCATCCTGGTGCGGGGGCTTAGGGCCTTGGGGGCGGATGTCCACCCCTTCATCCCCCACCGCCTGGAGGAGGGCTACGGGGTGCTCATGGACCGGGTTCCCGAGCACCTGGAGGCGGCCGAGGTCTTCCTCACCGTGGACTGCGGCATCACCAACCACGCGGAGCTTCGGGAGCTCGTGGAAAACGGGGTGGAGGTCCTGGTCACGGACCACCACACCCCCAAGGAGACCCCTCCCCCCGGCCTCGTCCTCCACCCCGCCTACACCCCGGGGCTTGGGGAGAAGCCCACGGGGGCGGGGGTGGCCTTCCTCCTCCTCTGGGCCCTCCACGAGCGCCTAGGGCTTCCCCCTCCCCTGGAGTACGCCGACCTCGCCGCGGTGGGCACCATCGCCGACGTGGCCCCCCTTTGGGGCTGGAACCGGGCCTTGGTGAAGGAGGGCCTGGCCCGCATCCCCACCTCCTCCTGGGTGGGGCTCAGGCTTCTGGCCGAGGCGGTGGGGTACACGGGGAAGGCGGTGGAGGTGGCCTTCCGCATCGCCCCCCGGATCAACGCGGCAAGCCGCCTCGGAGAGGCCGAAAAGGCCTTAAGGCTCCTTCTCACCGACGACGCAGCCGAAGCCCAGGCCCTTGTGGGGGAACTCCACCGGCTAAACGCCCGCCGCCAGACCCTGGAGGAGGCCATGCTCAGGAAGCTCCTCCCCCAGGCGGACCCCGAGGCCAAGGCCATCGTCCTCCTGGACCCCGAGGGGCACCCGGGGGTGATGGGCATCGTGGCGAGCCGGATCCTCGAGGCAACCCTCCGGCCCGTCTTCCTGGTGGCCCAGGGCAAGGGGACGGTGCGAAGCCTCGCCCCCATCAGCGCCGTGGAGGCCCTAAGGAGCGCCGAGGACCTTTTGTTGCGCTACGGGGGGCACAAGGAAGCGGCGGGTTTCGCCATGGACGAAGCCCTCTTCCCCGCCTTTAAGGCCCGGGTGGAGGCCTACGCCGCCCGCTTCCCCGACCCCGTGCGCGAGGTGGCCCTTTTGGACCTGCTCCCGGAGCCCGGCCTCCTCCCCCAGGTCTTCCGGGAGCTCGCCCTCCTGGAGCCCCACGGCGAGGGAAACCCCGAGCCCCTCTTCCTCCTCTTCGGCGCCCCGGAGGAGGTCCGGCGCCTCGGGGAGGGCCGCCACCTCGCCTTCCGCCTAAAGGGGGTGCGGGTCCTGGCCTGGAAACGGGGGGACCTCGCCCTGCCCCCGGAGGTGGAGGTGGCGGGCCTCCTCAGCGAGAACGCCTGGAACGGCCACCTCGCCTACGAGGTCCAGGCGGTGGACCTGCGGGAGCCCCAGGCGCTGGAAGGCGGAATCGCGCCTTTCGCCTACCCTCTTCCCCTTCGCGAGGCCCTGGCCCGGGCCCGCCTGGGGGAAGGGGTCTACGTCCCCGAGGACAACCCCGAGGGGCTGGACTACGCCAGGAAGGCGGGCTTCCGCCTCCTCCCCCCCGAGGAGGCCGGGCTTTGGCTCGGCCTCCCCCCGAGGCCGGTCCTGGGCAGGCGGGTGGAGGTGGCCCTGGGGCGGGAGGCGCGGGCCAGGCTTTCCGCCCCCCCCGTCCTTCACACCCCCGGGGCCCGGCTCAAAGCCCTCGTCCACCGCCGCCTCCTCTTCGCCTACGAGCGCCGCCACCCGGGCCTCTTCAGCGAGGCCCTCCTCGCCTACTGGGAGGTGATGGATGTACAAGAGCCCGCGGGAAGCACATGA
- a CDS encoding 2-keto-4-pentenoate hydratase: MNPEAFAEELERAWEERRPIEPLSDRGLKGIEAAYRVQEAWNALRLGKGDRVVGRKIGLTSKAVQEQLGVDQPDFGHLWESRFFGVGERVEVEASLFLQPRVEGELAFLIGRRLEGPGVTPQEVLAATEAVAFALEIVDSRVRDWRIRLEDTVADNASFGGFLVAPWERALLEEDLSALGLVLYKNGEAVAQGTGAACLGHPARAVAWLANTLAAFGVALEPGDIVMSGAWAPVQPAGPGDLFTLVGTGGRALALRFV, from the coding sequence GTGAATCCGGAAGCTTTCGCCGAAGAGCTGGAACGGGCCTGGGAGGAGCGGAGGCCCATAGAGCCCCTCTCCGACCGGGGCCTTAAGGGCATTGAGGCCGCCTACCGGGTGCAGGAGGCCTGGAACGCCCTGCGCCTAGGGAAGGGGGACCGGGTGGTGGGCCGGAAGATCGGGCTCACCTCCAAGGCGGTGCAGGAGCAGCTCGGGGTGGACCAGCCTGACTTCGGCCACCTCTGGGAAAGCCGCTTCTTTGGCGTGGGGGAGCGGGTGGAGGTGGAGGCTTCCCTCTTCCTCCAGCCCCGGGTGGAGGGGGAGCTCGCCTTCCTCATCGGGAGGAGGCTGGAGGGCCCTGGGGTCACGCCCCAGGAGGTGCTCGCCGCCACGGAGGCCGTGGCCTTCGCCCTGGAGATCGTGGACTCCAGGGTCCGCGACTGGCGGATCCGCCTCGAGGACACCGTGGCGGACAACGCCTCCTTTGGGGGCTTCCTCGTGGCCCCCTGGGAGAGGGCCCTTCTGGAGGAGGACCTCTCCGCCTTGGGCCTGGTGCTTTACAAGAACGGGGAGGCCGTGGCCCAGGGGACGGGGGCGGCCTGCCTCGGCCACCCGGCGAGGGCCGTGGCCTGGCTCGCCAACACCCTCGCCGCCTTCGGGGTGGCCCTGGAGCCCGGGGACATCGTGATGTCCGGGGCCTGGGCCCCGGTGCAGCCCGCAGGCCCGGGGGACCTCTTCACCCTGGTGGGGACGGGGGGGAGGGCCCTGGCCTTGAGGTTCGTCTAG
- the hisA gene encoding 1-(5-phosphoribosyl)-5-[(5-phosphoribosylamino)methylideneamino]imidazole-4-carboxamide isomerase yields the protein MRLIPAVDLKSGKAVRLYEGDPARETSYGDPVEAALRFQEEGATLLHLVDLDRALGTGENREAVRRVAASLSIPFQLAGGIRSLEALQEALSLGASRAVVGTVAVKDPGLLARMLEEVGPDRLAVALDARGLEVVVSGWQEAVSASALDLLRAWAEMGVRTLLYTDVRRDGTLKGLDREVVARVRAAWPHELIVGGGIASPEDLHLLQALGVDGALVGKALYEGRIRLKGAGWRS from the coding sequence ATGCGCCTCATCCCGGCGGTGGACCTGAAGTCGGGCAAGGCGGTGCGCCTCTACGAGGGGGACCCTGCCCGGGAGACTTCCTACGGGGACCCGGTGGAGGCTGCGCTGCGCTTCCAGGAGGAGGGGGCCACCCTCCTCCACCTGGTGGACCTGGACCGCGCCCTGGGCACGGGGGAGAACCGGGAGGCGGTGCGCCGGGTGGCGGCCTCCCTCTCCATCCCCTTCCAGCTCGCGGGGGGGATCCGGAGCCTCGAGGCCCTGCAGGAGGCCCTCTCCCTGGGGGCGAGCCGGGCGGTGGTGGGCACGGTGGCCGTGAAGGACCCGGGGCTTCTGGCGCGGATGCTGGAAGAGGTGGGCCCGGACCGCCTGGCCGTGGCCCTGGATGCCCGGGGCCTGGAAGTGGTGGTCTCGGGCTGGCAGGAGGCCGTCTCCGCCTCCGCCCTGGACCTCCTCCGGGCCTGGGCGGAAATGGGGGTGCGGACCCTCCTCTACACCGACGTCCGGCGGGACGGGACCCTGAAGGGCCTGGACCGGGAGGTGGTGGCCCGGGTGCGGGCGGCCTGGCCCCACGAGCTTATCGTGGGGGGAGGGATCGCCTCCCCGGAGGACCTCCACCTGCTCCAGGCCCTAGGTGTGGACGGCGCTTTGGTGGGCAAGGCCCTCTACGAGGGCCGGATCCGGCTAAAGGGGGCGGGATGGCGCTCGTGA
- a CDS encoding CopG family antitoxin, translating into MRKKRKVQSLEEIPEFGSEAEEARFWGEHELGEPLLEAMAPPPEGLLLPPRPRTRAISLRLDEDLLRRLKAMARRKGKGYQTLLKEFVLERLYEEEKREGVI; encoded by the coding sequence ATGAGGAAAAAGCGCAAGGTGCAAAGCCTGGAGGAGATCCCCGAGTTCGGGAGCGAGGCGGAGGAGGCCCGCTTCTGGGGGGAGCACGAACTGGGCGAGCCCCTCCTGGAGGCCATGGCCCCGCCCCCGGAAGGCCTTCTGCTCCCTCCTCGCCCCAGGACGCGGGCCATCTCCCTGCGCCTGGACGAGGACCTCCTGCGGCGGCTCAAGGCCATGGCGAGGAGGAAGGGCAAGGGCTACCAGACCCTCCTCAAGGAGTTCGTGCTGGAGAGGCTCTACGAGGAGGAGAAGCGGGAAGGGGTCATTTAA
- a CDS encoding BrnT family toxin — translation MPWYILEIGGHPLEFDWDEANVAHIARHGVRPWEAEEALTDPLRLVLKTRSQRGEERWAALGATEGGWVPFLVFTRRRGRVRVITARDATPGEKRRYRRRGK, via the coding sequence ATGCCTTGGTATATACTGGAAATAGGAGGCCACCCCCTGGAGTTTGACTGGGACGAGGCCAACGTCGCCCACATTGCCCGGCACGGGGTGCGCCCCTGGGAGGCCGAGGAGGCCCTCACCGACCCCCTCCGCCTGGTCCTCAAGACCCGCTCCCAGCGGGGGGAGGAGCGCTGGGCGGCCCTGGGGGCCACGGAAGGGGGCTGGGTCCCCTTCCTGGTCTTCACCCGGAGGCGGGGCAGGGTACGGGTCATCACCGCCCGGGACGCCACCCCTGGGGAGAAGCGGCGGTACCGGAGAAGGGGGAAGTAG
- a CDS encoding IS200/IS605 family accessory protein TnpB-related protein, whose product MKAKPKATRERTSKERAKAFTGVQALLVFPSEEDRKATLDLMRRFSAGVRYAYNRLLEGQTREELKRQGSPLCTRKVAPSGLTFRLNTRYADDAILKAQAVLDSARERGEDPRKVVFGGRKLFQQLKRRHLSGKPLKRLKRDWRERRQGLLYSRGDRTKGGNLNLRLFVKDGALWLRINLGDGSYAHALVRTGHPNLSALVGRVYASLPYNVALSLREGKVYATFTWEEEPVPLVAKKENGVLAVDINADPYHLALAVVSPDGNLRRHLTLSLEEVDRAHNKGAKELLLWKIAHQAVSLAEQYGTAIATERLKYLPKGRRGDGLGRVFRRKAHRFAYASLLRKVHSLARKRGVQVVEVNPQDTSTIGMLKYAPLLSLSKDVAAAYVIGRRALGFEEKLPRGYERLLRDESFRGHVQGFYASKVQELRAKKAQERNPYLRRRLSREIGRAKRHLALLSSLQGSPGSQREVTDGRNSPGVNPWRVLRAGLFLPLLRSTVPRDLSPLKALLHRGAWEGWGSSLGPHPGGGPECANVHST is encoded by the coding sequence GTGAAGGCCAAGCCTAAAGCCACGCGGGAGCGCACCTCAAAGGAGAGGGCGAAGGCCTTCACCGGAGTCCAGGCCCTTCTCGTCTTTCCCTCTGAGGAGGACCGCAAGGCCACCCTGGACCTCATGCGCCGCTTCTCCGCTGGGGTGCGCTACGCCTACAACCGCCTCCTGGAAGGTCAGACCAGGGAGGAGCTCAAAAGGCAGGGCAGTCCCCTGTGCACCCGCAAGGTAGCCCCTTCGGGGCTGACCTTCCGCCTCAACACCCGCTACGCCGACGACGCGATCCTGAAGGCCCAAGCCGTCCTGGACTCTGCCCGGGAGAGAGGAGAGGACCCCCGGAAGGTGGTCTTCGGGGGGAGAAAGCTCTTCCAACAGCTCAAGCGCAGACACCTCTCGGGTAAACCCCTGAAGAGGCTCAAGCGGGACTGGAGGGAAAGGAGGCAAGGCCTCCTCTACTCCCGAGGGGACAGGACCAAGGGGGGCAACCTCAACCTGAGGCTCTTCGTCAAGGACGGAGCCTTATGGCTCCGGATCAACCTCGGAGACGGGAGCTACGCCCACGCCCTGGTGAGGACGGGCCACCCCAACCTGAGCGCCCTGGTGGGGAGGGTCTACGCCTCCCTCCCCTACAACGTGGCCCTCTCCTTGCGGGAGGGGAAGGTCTACGCCACCTTCACCTGGGAGGAGGAACCCGTTCCTCTCGTGGCCAAGAAGGAGAACGGGGTCCTGGCCGTAGACATCAACGCCGATCCCTACCACCTGGCCTTGGCGGTGGTGAGCCCTGATGGAAACCTCAGGAGGCACCTCACCCTCTCCCTGGAGGAGGTGGACCGGGCCCACAACAAGGGGGCCAAGGAACTCCTCCTCTGGAAGATCGCCCACCAAGCCGTCTCCCTGGCGGAGCAGTATGGGACCGCCATCGCCACCGAGAGGCTCAAATACCTCCCCAAGGGGAGGAGAGGAGACGGTTTGGGGAGGGTCTTCAGGAGGAAGGCCCACCGCTTCGCCTACGCTTCCCTTCTCCGGAAGGTCCACTCCTTGGCCCGGAAGAGAGGGGTCCAGGTGGTGGAGGTGAACCCCCAGGACACCTCCACCATCGGGATGCTGAAGTACGCCCCCCTTCTTTCCCTCTCCAAGGACGTGGCCGCCGCCTACGTGATCGGGAGAAGGGCCTTGGGGTTTGAAGAGAAGCTTCCCAGGGGGTACGAGAGGCTTCTCCGGGACGAAAGCTTCAGGGGCCACGTCCAGGGCTTCTACGCCTCCAAGGTGCAGGAACTCCGGGCCAAAAAAGCGCAGGAGCGCAACCCCTACCTGAGGCGCAGGCTTTCCCGGGAGATCGGGAGGGCGAAGCGCCACCTGGCCTTGCTTTCAAGCCTTCAGGGCTCACCGGGGAGCCAAAGGGAGGTCACCGACGGAAGGAACTCCCCTGGCGTTAATCCCTGGCGGGTCCTGAGGGCAGGCCTCTTCCTTCCCCTTCTCAGGAGCACGGTACCTCGTGACCTCTCCCCGCTGAAGGCCCTTCTTCATCGGGGAGCGTGGGAGGGGTGGGGGAGTAGCTTGGGTCCCCATCCTGGTGGGGGGCCGGAGTGCGCTAATGTGCACTCTACTTGA